A part of Marinomonas rhizomae genomic DNA contains:
- the rsmB gene encoding 16S rRNA (cytosine(967)-C(5))-methyltransferase RsmB: MNQYDNAFSSNSSQSGTSTGQQSPRQVAVKILTNILLQQGSLSTQLARHQLDVASEHTPMLKELCFGVCRQYPRLNSIALHLLAHPFEEKDTDLYAVLLLGLYQLTYMNTPDHAAVNETVEACRLLNKDWATKLMNAVLRRYQREADEIVEILEAQPSVEFNMPKWLVKRFNKHWSEHLEDIIDASNTHPPMCIRVNESLVSRETYKQKLADLGIDSEEGKYSDSALYLRNAVRVGELPGFDDGFVSVQDEAAQLSAHILSPKSGEKVLDACAAPGGKTGHLLEKANLTGLSSMELTAVELEPWRMEKIESNLARLGYSAHLICADASDLDAWWDGEHFDKILLDVPCTATGVIRRNPDIKINRKPADIDDLVLIQREILNKVWTTLKSGGFMLYATCSLMPEENEQHIQHFLAKQEDAKEVPLNSLAPDLAVEWGIPVSHGRQLFPHTDGHDGFYYCLLQKA, translated from the coding sequence ATGAACCAATACGACAATGCTTTCTCATCCAACTCAAGTCAGTCTGGAACAAGTACGGGACAACAAAGCCCTCGCCAAGTAGCCGTTAAAATCCTAACCAATATTTTACTTCAGCAAGGGTCGCTTAGTACGCAATTGGCGCGCCATCAACTTGACGTCGCTAGCGAACACACTCCTATGCTGAAAGAATTATGCTTTGGTGTATGTCGTCAGTATCCAAGACTAAACAGCATCGCACTGCATTTATTGGCGCATCCTTTTGAAGAAAAGGACACAGATTTATATGCCGTCTTACTTTTAGGTTTGTATCAATTAACCTACATGAACACGCCAGATCATGCGGCGGTAAATGAAACAGTAGAAGCCTGTCGTCTATTGAATAAAGACTGGGCGACCAAGTTAATGAATGCAGTGCTTCGTCGTTATCAAAGAGAAGCAGACGAGATCGTTGAGATTCTTGAAGCTCAGCCTTCCGTAGAATTCAATATGCCCAAATGGCTCGTAAAGCGTTTTAATAAGCATTGGTCGGAGCATCTTGAAGACATTATCGACGCCAGTAACACGCATCCACCCATGTGTATTCGTGTCAACGAAAGTCTGGTTTCACGTGAAACATACAAACAGAAGCTTGCGGATTTGGGTATAGACTCAGAAGAAGGTAAGTATTCAGATTCAGCTTTGTACCTAAGAAATGCCGTTCGCGTTGGAGAGCTACCAGGTTTTGATGATGGTTTTGTTAGTGTTCAAGATGAAGCGGCCCAGCTTTCTGCCCATATTTTATCGCCCAAAAGCGGTGAGAAGGTATTGGATGCGTGTGCAGCACCTGGAGGAAAAACTGGCCACTTATTAGAGAAAGCCAACTTGACAGGACTGAGCTCAATGGAACTCACTGCCGTTGAACTAGAGCCATGGCGCATGGAAAAAATCGAATCCAATTTGGCTCGCCTTGGCTATTCTGCTCATCTAATTTGTGCCGATGCGAGTGATCTTGATGCATGGTGGGATGGCGAGCATTTCGACAAAATACTACTCGATGTGCCATGTACTGCAACAGGCGTTATTCGTCGCAATCCCGATATTAAGATCAATCGAAAGCCCGCAGACATTGATGACCTAGTTCTCATTCAGCGAGAGATCCTTAATAAGGTTTGGACGACATTAAAATCTGGCGGCTTCATGCTGTACGCAACTTGCTCCTTAATGCCGGAAGAAAACGAGCAACACATTCAACATTTTCTTGCGAAGCAAGAAGATGCTAAAGAAGTTCCTTTGAACTCATTAGCACCCGACTTGGCGGTAGAGTGGGGAATTCCAGTTAGCCATGGCCGACAGTTATTTCCACATACAGACGGTCATGATGGTTTTTACTACTGCCTTCTGCAAAAGGCTTGA
- the fmt gene encoding methionyl-tRNA formyltransferase, translating to MPTSPLRIVFAGTPEFAAASLQAVLDSKADNQYYIVGVYTQPDRPAGRGQKLVQSPVKQLAIANDIPVYQPLNFKLEEDKAQLAALDADIMIVAAYGIILPKVVLDTPKLGCINVHASLLPRWRGAAPIHRSLIAGDSETGITIMQMDVGLDTGDMLLKAHCDIKPTDTSATLHDRLAVLGGNALIEALEKLKTGSLVPEQQDESLTCYAAKLTKQEGEVNWASSAELIERQVRGLSPWPVAYTNSLAGVMKIHAAHIASVNDEASPGDILVVSKEGVIVATGQGSILITEIQFAGGKRMKVQDALNGKHKAALEIGQRLGVNQTENKSEQTA from the coding sequence ATGCCAACCTCACCACTTCGTATCGTTTTTGCGGGCACACCAGAATTCGCAGCAGCTAGCTTGCAAGCAGTCTTAGACTCTAAAGCAGACAACCAATATTACATTGTCGGCGTTTATACTCAGCCAGATCGCCCGGCAGGGCGCGGTCAGAAACTGGTTCAAAGCCCAGTGAAACAGCTAGCCATTGCCAACGATATTCCCGTTTATCAACCGCTAAATTTCAAGCTAGAAGAAGACAAGGCACAGCTTGCTGCGTTAGATGCAGACATTATGATTGTCGCGGCTTATGGCATCATTCTCCCGAAAGTTGTCTTAGATACGCCCAAACTTGGTTGCATCAATGTCCATGCTTCCTTACTGCCTCGCTGGCGTGGCGCAGCTCCTATCCATCGCTCTTTGATTGCAGGCGATAGCGAAACTGGCATCACCATTATGCAAATGGATGTGGGCTTAGATACGGGTGACATGCTGTTAAAGGCACACTGCGATATCAAGCCGACAGACACGTCTGCAACACTGCATGATCGATTAGCGGTTTTGGGTGGTAACGCATTAATTGAAGCTCTAGAGAAACTGAAAACGGGTTCATTGGTTCCAGAGCAACAAGATGAAAGCCTTACTTGCTACGCCGCCAAATTAACCAAGCAAGAAGGAGAGGTGAACTGGGCATCTTCGGCAGAATTGATCGAGCGTCAGGTTCGTGGCTTGTCTCCTTGGCCTGTAGCTTACACAAACAGCCTTGCTGGTGTGATGAAAATCCATGCAGCGCATATTGCCAGCGTGAACGATGAAGCCTCGCCTGGTGATATTTTGGTAGTGAGCAAAGAGGGCGTTATCGTCGCAACAGGGCAAGGTTCTATTTTAATTACTGAGATCCAATTTGCAGGCGGCAAGCGCATGAAAGTACAAGACGCCTTAAATGGTAAACACAAAGCCGCTTTAGAAATTGGTCAACGCCTTGGCGTTAATCAAACTGAAAACAAGAGTGAGCAAACAGCATGA
- the def gene encoding peptide deformylase, producing the protein MAVLTVLEYPDKRLRKIAKPITEFTDELQTQIDDMLDTMYDENGLGLAATQVDYHHRLVVMDFSEERNEPIVFINPEFEILDDEPNEFQEGCLSVPGFYEHIYRAAKVRVKALDRNGEPFTMDVDELLAVCVQHEIDHLDGKLMVDYLTPLKRNRIKSKLEKAHKLALKQG; encoded by the coding sequence ATGGCTGTTTTAACTGTACTTGAATACCCAGACAAACGCTTACGCAAAATTGCGAAGCCAATTACCGAGTTCACTGATGAGCTGCAAACTCAAATCGATGACATGCTTGATACCATGTATGACGAGAACGGTTTGGGCTTGGCTGCGACACAAGTGGATTATCATCATCGTCTTGTCGTAATGGATTTTTCTGAAGAACGTAACGAGCCGATCGTTTTTATTAACCCAGAATTCGAAATTTTAGACGACGAGCCAAATGAATTCCAAGAAGGTTGTTTGTCTGTACCAGGCTTTTACGAACACATTTATCGTGCTGCTAAAGTACGAGTGAAAGCATTAGACCGCAACGGTGAACCCTTCACTATGGATGTCGACGAGCTTCTTGCAGTTTGTGTTCAACATGAGATTGATCACCTAGATGGCAAACTTATGGTCGATTATTTGACGCCTCTAAAACGCAATCGCATTAAGAGCAAGCTCGAAAAAGCTCACAAGCTGGCTCTTAAGCAAGGCTAA
- the dprA gene encoding DNA-processing protein DprA, with amino-acid sequence MSTFNATGLSKTDWLCLSFLSGIGPSRLSRLYTYLSQLDHPTSTEGTETLSLFSGDNSSETISYELLTALKWPDITAHQAMEYFSNGTLTKEQESKRDESLAWMEDANHHLVLQEDELYPKALKEITVAPAFLYVEGNPDGLALPKIGIVGARKCSRYGRDATFQFAEQLSARGICVVSGGAMGIDTAAHQGALYNKTTPTIAVMGTGLFHRYPHHNREMFEEILEQDGVLISEYPLSTSPRPHLFPPRNRIISGLSMGVLVSEASVKSGSLISASYAIQQNREVFALPGRLTDPKSVGCHQLLRQGATLVRHVDDILAECSELPSAPLTKRLTTTKNNKTTKNNKKRSSENTNQAIESVSILASNPFRDLPESTSDNAKAIIVIMEQEAQPMDFDALIRQSKMHAGLMMQVLMELELYGCVENREGLYCRC; translated from the coding sequence ATGTCTACTTTTAACGCCACAGGTTTGTCTAAAACCGATTGGTTATGCTTAAGTTTCTTATCGGGAATCGGTCCATCCCGACTCTCACGTCTTTATACTTACCTTAGTCAACTCGATCATCCTACATCAACAGAGGGCACTGAAACCTTATCCTTGTTTAGTGGCGATAACTCATCCGAAACTATTTCTTATGAATTATTGACCGCCTTAAAGTGGCCAGACATTACTGCGCATCAGGCCATGGAGTATTTTTCCAATGGCACTCTGACCAAGGAGCAAGAAAGCAAACGAGATGAATCGTTAGCATGGATGGAAGACGCCAATCATCATTTGGTGTTGCAAGAAGATGAGCTCTATCCCAAAGCCTTAAAAGAAATCACTGTTGCGCCAGCCTTTCTTTACGTGGAGGGCAATCCTGACGGGTTGGCGTTACCGAAAATTGGTATTGTCGGCGCGCGTAAGTGCTCTCGCTATGGAAGAGACGCCACCTTTCAGTTTGCAGAGCAATTATCCGCTCGTGGTATTTGTGTGGTCAGTGGTGGTGCCATGGGAATTGATACCGCTGCCCATCAAGGTGCTCTATACAACAAGACAACACCCACTATTGCCGTTATGGGCACGGGCTTATTTCACCGCTACCCGCATCATAATCGAGAGATGTTTGAAGAAATCCTAGAGCAAGACGGCGTATTAATAAGTGAATACCCACTATCAACCAGTCCCAGACCTCACCTATTTCCACCGCGTAATCGAATCATCAGCGGTTTGAGTATGGGCGTGTTGGTGTCTGAAGCGTCCGTCAAAAGTGGCTCCTTGATCAGCGCCAGTTATGCCATCCAACAAAACCGGGAAGTGTTTGCTTTGCCCGGACGTTTGACTGATCCAAAATCAGTGGGTTGTCATCAACTACTTCGGCAAGGCGCTACTTTGGTTCGTCATGTGGATGATATTCTGGCTGAGTGTTCAGAGCTGCCCTCTGCTCCTCTAACCAAGAGATTAACGACGACCAAGAATAATAAGACGACCAAGAATAATAAAAAGCGATCATCTGAAAACACAAACCAAGCAATAGAAAGCGTTTCTATTTTAGCGTCGAATCCGTTTCGTGATCTGCCAGAATCAACTTCTGATAACGCCAAAGCGATAATTGTCATTATGGAGCAAGAAGCACAACCAATGGATTTTGATGCCTTGATTCGGCAAAGCAAAATGCACGCGGGATTGATGATGCAGGTCTTAATGGAATTGGAATTGTATGGTTGTGTGGAGAATCGTGAAGGTCTTTATTGTCGCTGTTGA
- a CDS encoding RNA-binding S4 domain-containing protein — MSKPEKQSAPQAVRLDKWLWAARFYKTRSLCKEAIDGGKVTYNGSKGKASRNVEIGALIGIRLGWDEKVVEIKDISGQRRGAPEAQLLYEETPESIAKREKRVLENKSFGGRIMSDHKPNKKERRDIKQLKKDIFSDN; from the coding sequence ATGAGTAAACCAGAAAAACAGTCGGCACCACAAGCCGTTCGTTTAGATAAGTGGCTTTGGGCCGCACGTTTTTATAAAACTCGCTCACTTTGCAAGGAAGCCATCGATGGTGGCAAGGTGACTTATAACGGCAGTAAGGGTAAAGCTAGCCGTAATGTGGAAATTGGTGCCTTAATTGGTATTCGCCTTGGTTGGGACGAAAAGGTTGTCGAAATCAAAGATATCAGCGGCCAACGTCGTGGCGCACCAGAAGCACAGTTGCTTTATGAGGAAACGCCTGAGTCGATTGCAAAACGTGAAAAACGCGTGCTCGAAAACAAGTCTTTTGGTGGCCGAATTATGTCCGACCACAAACCCAACAAAAAAGAGCGCCGTGACATTAAGCAGCTGAAAAAAGATATCTTTAGCGACAACTAA
- the cysQ gene encoding 3'(2'),5'-bisphosphate nucleotidase CysQ, whose protein sequence is MQDVSRHPIFQALQKIIHDAADVIMDIYQRADLGIEQKLDDSPVTAADLAAHKVILAGLQALTPDIPVLSEEGVVAFEERSKWPMLWIVDPLDGTKEFIKRNGEFSINIALVENGSPILGVVYLPTTTEGYFGVTQSWKNLPVGAFKWQGDEYESINVREPREPIIAMTSRSHGPALPASLKNKLKQSYEQVRELPKGSSIKGCRIAEGIADLHLRRGPTSEWDTAAQQAIIEAAGGMLVTPDGKPFRYNQRETLLNGHFFVSGAELAPYVMNWYLENEEEE, encoded by the coding sequence ATGCAGGACGTTAGTAGACACCCAATTTTCCAAGCTCTTCAAAAAATAATACACGATGCCGCCGATGTGATCATGGACATTTATCAACGTGCCGATTTGGGTATCGAGCAAAAGCTGGACGACAGTCCAGTGACCGCTGCCGATCTCGCTGCGCACAAAGTGATTCTAGCAGGTTTGCAAGCACTTACACCTGATATTCCGGTTTTGTCGGAAGAAGGCGTGGTGGCGTTTGAAGAGCGTTCTAAATGGCCAATGTTGTGGATCGTCGATCCGCTCGACGGCACCAAAGAATTTATCAAGCGTAATGGTGAATTCAGTATTAATATCGCCTTGGTTGAAAATGGCTCGCCCATTCTTGGTGTGGTGTATTTGCCAACCACAACCGAAGGCTATTTTGGTGTTACCCAGTCATGGAAAAACTTACCGGTCGGCGCATTTAAATGGCAAGGTGATGAATACGAAAGTATCAATGTTCGTGAACCACGCGAACCTATTATTGCCATGACAAGTCGTAGTCACGGCCCTGCTCTTCCAGCCTCGCTGAAAAATAAATTAAAGCAAAGTTACGAGCAAGTGCGAGAGTTACCAAAAGGCAGTTCAATCAAAGGCTGCCGAATTGCAGAAGGGATTGCTGACTTGCATCTGCGTCGTGGCCCAACCAGTGAATGGGACACCGCCGCTCAGCAAGCCATCATCGAAGCCGCTGGCGGAATGCTCGTCACACCGGATGGAAAACCCTTTCGTTACAACCAAAGAGAAACCCTGCTCAACGGCCACTTCTTT